The Methanoregula boonei 6A8 genome has a window encoding:
- a CDS encoding Nre family DNA repair protein, giving the protein MQCISCKGKGLCGLPRCPITSRFLAQTDVKISASYQGSAPSVFVGSFGYPDIRRGPLLIDDSDHPPDWLTRGLGIEDIVSLRARTICGRSPARHVEGGLQEIARSSLPLEVDVAFSRPVSFAMTFDGTVAPMGFSGEIRRLDVVGSAKVERIVDRITGDTDLGAGEACMALSRGGSDVYGITKLMTAGLPGKRRCFVPTRWAITAVDDTISTALKKEIARYPPLDEYLVFSGEVFSNRIVCILAPGDWRYEMIEIWGKQTLWAGDAEVIVQDREGMTKQGYSPISGAYYSARLAACEYLARVRHSARVIVLRHISSDYWAPLGTWVIREATRKAMASPPVSCESLEAAVATASARIGFSHWQQHSTLIPEMRTQRSLFSF; this is encoded by the coding sequence GTGCAGTGCATCTCATGCAAGGGAAAGGGATTGTGCGGCCTGCCTCGGTGCCCGATTACGAGCCGGTTTCTCGCCCAGACAGACGTGAAAATATCCGCAAGTTACCAGGGAAGCGCGCCCTCGGTCTTTGTCGGGAGCTTCGGGTACCCGGATATCCGGAGAGGCCCCCTCCTTATTGACGACAGCGATCATCCTCCGGACTGGTTAACCCGGGGTCTTGGGATTGAAGATATCGTGAGCCTCCGTGCCCGGACGATCTGCGGGCGATCTCCGGCCCGTCATGTTGAAGGAGGACTGCAGGAGATCGCCCGTTCGTCACTCCCGCTGGAAGTGGATGTTGCCTTCTCCCGCCCGGTCTCTTTTGCAATGACCTTTGACGGGACTGTGGCCCCGATGGGTTTTTCCGGGGAGATCCGGCGGCTGGATGTAGTTGGAAGTGCAAAGGTGGAACGGATTGTGGACCGGATCACCGGGGATACCGATCTCGGGGCTGGTGAAGCCTGCATGGCTCTCTCGCGGGGAGGAAGCGATGTGTACGGTATTACCAAGCTCATGACCGCAGGTCTTCCCGGGAAACGCCGATGCTTTGTCCCTACCCGCTGGGCAATAACGGCAGTTGATGATACGATTTCTACAGCGCTCAAAAAAGAGATAGCACGGTATCCTCCTCTTGATGAGTACCTGGTCTTTTCCGGAGAGGTATTTTCCAACCGGATAGTCTGTATCCTCGCCCCGGGAGACTGGCGGTACGAGATGATCGAGATCTGGGGAAAACAGACCCTCTGGGCCGGGGATGCAGAGGTGATCGTCCAGGATCGTGAAGGGATGACCAAACAGGGGTACTCCCCTATTTCAGGTGCCTATTACTCAGCTCGTCTGGCTGCGTGTGAGTACCTGGCCCGGGTACGGCATTCTGCCCGGGTCATTGTGCTGCGTCATATATCCAGCGACTACTGGGCGCCGCTGGGAACCTGGGTGATCCGGGAAGCGACAAGAAAAGCAATGGCGTCCCCTCCTGTCTCCTGTGAATCCTTGGAAGCAGCCGTTGCCACCGCATCTGCCCGGATCGGGTTTTCGCACTGGCAGCAGCACAGCACGCTCATCCCCGAGATGCGTACCCAGAGATCCCTTTTCTCGTTCTGA
- a CDS encoding glycosyltransferase family protein has protein sequence MRILFVVCGEGLGHTSRCIHLGHYLEQQGHSVSFLAYGKSYDFFRDHGCTRVYRGEREVCLEGENGFFSLKKTLWCSRWIVINMVRSGLRVRRLIREQQIDCVVCDTMYAGVLAARFCRVPVIFITNQNRFSGPGGAKNPVWSVLNFLIRRYLKLADAVIIPDYPPPDSVSEYNLLIPEKEKPHYHFTGPFLEIDLNRYQFSQETIFTSFGGEPYKLPLYRLLRTIADKRKDLMFDVFYTGATLPGSSDNFLSHGYVPNIYEHLAEARIAIVHGGLTTLHEALLFNKPVLIIMDPGHPEQQNNAQKIVDLGAGTVVDGRTVTLEILEQKIAETLSLPLRSGGRDLAAVNGRKNAAAVIEASFGAAANRNIKVSSSKP, from the coding sequence ATGCGGATTTTGTTTGTTGTATGCGGGGAGGGTCTGGGCCACACATCCCGGTGTATCCATCTCGGCCATTACCTGGAGCAGCAGGGTCATTCGGTCAGTTTCCTGGCATACGGGAAATCCTACGACTTTTTCCGGGACCATGGATGTACCCGGGTTTACCGTGGGGAACGCGAGGTCTGCCTCGAAGGTGAGAATGGCTTTTTCTCCTTAAAAAAGACCCTTTGGTGCTCGCGCTGGATCGTCATAAACATGGTCCGGTCCGGGCTGCGCGTCAGACGTTTGATCCGGGAACAGCAGATCGACTGCGTTGTTTGTGACACGATGTACGCAGGTGTCCTTGCTGCACGGTTTTGCCGGGTACCGGTGATCTTTATTACCAACCAGAACCGGTTCAGCGGCCCGGGAGGGGCGAAGAACCCGGTCTGGAGCGTGCTCAACTTCCTGATCCGACGCTACCTTAAACTCGCCGATGCCGTTATCATTCCCGACTACCCTCCACCGGATTCCGTGAGCGAGTACAATCTCCTCATTCCGGAGAAAGAGAAACCGCACTATCATTTCACCGGCCCGTTTCTGGAGATCGATCTCAACCGGTACCAATTCTCGCAGGAGACGATCTTTACCAGTTTCGGGGGAGAGCCCTACAAACTCCCCCTGTACCGGTTGCTGCGGACGATCGCGGACAAACGAAAAGACCTGATGTTCGATGTTTTCTATACAGGTGCAACCCTCCCGGGATCCTCGGATAATTTCCTTTCCCATGGGTATGTGCCTAATATCTATGAACATCTCGCCGAGGCCCGGATTGCCATCGTGCATGGCGGATTGACCACCCTCCACGAAGCGTTGCTCTTCAATAAGCCCGTCCTCATCATCATGGACCCGGGCCATCCTGAACAGCAGAACAACGCACAAAAAATCGTTGACCTGGGAGCAGGGACGGTAGTGGATGGCAGGACAGTCACTCTTGAAATTCTCGAACAAAAGATTGCAGAGACTCTCTCCCTTCCCCTCCGGTCTGGCGGTCGCGATCTGGCTGCGGTAAATGGCAGAAAAAATGCCGCAGCAGTTATTGAGGCGTCTTTCGGTGCTGCTGCAAACAGGAACATTAAGGTTTCATCCTCCAAACCCTAA
- the msrA gene encoding peptide-methionine (S)-S-oxide reductase MsrA has product MNFRTSSFAAGCFWGVEDAFRKIPGVVATEVGYAGGPTSNPRYVDVCTGGTGHAKAVRILYDPDVVTYQNLLDTFWSIHDPTQKNRQGPDVGTNYRSVIFYHDREQKESAIQSKEELERSGRFKRPVVTEIIPATVFWRAEEYHQQYHEKHGRAGCRLVGIEK; this is encoded by the coding sequence ATGAACTTTAGGACCTCATCATTTGCCGCCGGCTGTTTCTGGGGTGTCGAAGACGCATTCCGTAAGATCCCCGGCGTAGTGGCAACGGAAGTCGGATATGCAGGGGGACCCACCAGCAATCCGCGATATGTGGATGTCTGCACCGGCGGGACCGGACATGCCAAGGCGGTCCGGATCCTGTACGATCCAGATGTAGTCACCTACCAGAATCTGCTCGATACGTTCTGGTCGATCCACGATCCCACGCAAAAGAACCGGCAGGGCCCTGACGTCGGGACAAATTACCGCTCGGTGATATTCTATCACGACAGGGAGCAGAAAGAATCGGCCATACAGTCAAAGGAAGAACTCGAACGATCGGGCCGATTTAAAAGACCGGTAGTAACCGAGATTATACCTGCCACAGTATTCTGGCGGGCCGAAGAGTACCACCAGCAGTACCATGAGAAACACGGGAGGGCCGGCTGCAGGCTTGTAGGAATAGAGAAATAA
- a CDS encoding LamG domain-containing protein, giving the protein MRDPKTTQGISEIAAEILIIILVLVIAAIAYAAFSGALNPLFTKKSVYVAGSAGIDTIPQSGGSSADVLTFLPKAGDPFYLTGQKSGTTGTQVTLKAISPTGLVLSPDASSLSGSLYGKTLFIYPNSSAAATQCNYVISSNSPTGTIRPMTQGTWNIQMIDNTVNVIAGSYSQQVKNGATALPVAGGFLGSGTGQFYDVNCNPVTETINGQVTTSTIAPGNMTATYFNGDSSIQIPNSAGLGFNGSMTISMWFNPTTAGSASNSGAWQQLIGKGLTNTAGSSSTNENDNYQLFQLGNQLLFEWNDANTGIHYQAITTTTSVQANAWNYVAVTVQNGQVTIYNNGVAQPLVYDEGNVPYTVSGATPVTSLSSLPNPPTGGVQLANNNNYPVNVGEQNAATAGNDFYYTGSIGSTAIYGQALSQTQIQNNYASYTA; this is encoded by the coding sequence ATGAGAGATCCGAAGACAACCCAGGGTATCTCTGAGATTGCCGCAGAGATCCTGATTATCATCCTCGTTCTTGTGATTGCCGCCATCGCTTATGCAGCGTTTAGCGGCGCATTGAATCCCCTCTTCACCAAAAAAAGCGTTTATGTTGCAGGCAGTGCCGGGATAGATACCATCCCGCAATCGGGAGGTAGTTCCGCAGATGTGCTTACTTTCCTGCCAAAAGCAGGCGATCCCTTCTACCTTACCGGACAGAAATCCGGGACAACCGGAACTCAGGTTACCCTTAAGGCAATCAGTCCAACGGGGCTGGTGTTATCTCCGGATGCAAGTTCCCTAAGCGGCAGCCTGTATGGAAAGACACTGTTCATTTATCCAAACAGTTCGGCCGCAGCAACGCAATGTAACTATGTGATCTCCTCCAATTCCCCGACGGGAACAATTCGGCCTATGACGCAGGGTACCTGGAATATCCAGATGATCGACAATACCGTGAATGTGATTGCAGGATCCTATTCCCAGCAGGTAAAGAACGGCGCAACTGCATTACCGGTAGCCGGTGGCTTTTTGGGTAGCGGTACCGGCCAGTTCTACGATGTGAATTGCAACCCGGTCACGGAGACGATCAATGGGCAGGTGACCACCTCGACAATTGCACCGGGCAATATGACAGCCACCTATTTCAACGGAGATTCGTCCATTCAAATCCCCAATTCTGCAGGACTTGGGTTCAACGGATCTATGACAATTTCCATGTGGTTTAATCCCACCACCGCCGGTTCTGCAAGCAACAGCGGTGCCTGGCAGCAGTTGATCGGAAAAGGGCTAACAAACACTGCCGGAAGCAGTTCCACCAATGAAAACGACAACTACCAGCTCTTCCAGTTAGGGAACCAGTTGCTCTTTGAATGGAATGACGCAAACACGGGAATCCATTATCAGGCCATCACCACAACAACCTCGGTCCAGGCAAATGCGTGGAACTACGTTGCGGTCACGGTCCAGAACGGACAAGTGACGATATATAATAATGGAGTAGCACAGCCGCTTGTCTACGATGAGGGAAATGTACCTTATACGGTATCAGGAGCGACTCCCGTCACTAGTCTCTCCTCACTCCCGAATCCCCCAACCGGAGGGGTACAACTTGCGAACAACAATAATTATCCGGTAAATGTAGGCGAACAGAATGCAGCAACCGCAGGCAATGATTTCTATTATACCGGGTCTATCGGTTCAACTGCGATTTACGGACAGGCACTGTCCCAAACACAGATCCAAAACAATTACGCGAGTTATACAGCATAA
- a CDS encoding DUF4389 domain-containing protein, which translates to MRYTMTDGTNPARTQLFTYVHDASRLELLVRIAYWILIGIVVWVYGIITFICLFIQWFHILIFGRRHEGLSNFAKGYLEYLVHVMNYVYIINDKRPDILPVTTRVFEERA; encoded by the coding sequence ATGAGATATACAATGACCGATGGAACAAACCCCGCCCGAACCCAGCTCTTCACCTACGTGCACGATGCGAGCCGTCTGGAACTGCTTGTCCGTATCGCCTACTGGATCCTGATTGGAATCGTTGTCTGGGTCTACGGGATCATAACATTCATATGCCTGTTCATCCAGTGGTTCCACATCCTGATTTTTGGCAGGCGGCACGAAGGTCTCTCCAACTTTGCCAAAGGCTACCTGGAGTATCTTGTCCATGTGATGAATTACGTCTACATCATAAACGACAAGCGCCCCGACATCCTGCCGGTAACAACCAGAGTTTTCGAGGAAAGGGCATAA